One Actinomadura viridis genomic region harbors:
- a CDS encoding FmdB family zinc ribbon protein encodes MPTYQYVCTECGEPLEVVQKFSDDALTECPACSGRLRKVFSAAGIIFKGSGFYRTDSRGSGKSTAGASASAGKSESSSSSSDSSSSDSSSGSSSGSSSGSSDSGSSSSTASSSSKPEKVA; translated from the coding sequence GTGCCGACGTATCAGTACGTTTGCACCGAGTGCGGCGAGCCCCTGGAAGTCGTGCAGAAGTTCAGCGACGACGCGCTGACCGAATGCCCGGCGTGCAGCGGCCGCCTTCGCAAGGTCTTCTCGGCGGCGGGCATCATCTTCAAGGGCTCGGGCTTCTACCGGACCGACAGCCGCGGCTCGGGCAAGTCGACAGCGGGGGCCTCGGCCTCCGCGGGCAAGTCCGAGTCGTCCTCGTCGTCCTCGGACTCCTCGTCCTCGGACTCGTCGTCCGGCTCCTCCTCCGGATCCTCGTCCGGATCGTCGGACTCCGGCTCGTCGTCCTCCACGGCGTCCTCGTCCTCCAAGCCGGAGAAGGTCGCCTGA
- a CDS encoding potassium/proton antiporter: protein MHLDIWLLLGASLVLCAIVAVRLSHRAGLPTLLAYMGIGLFMGEGGPFPIEFHDARLAETLGLAALVLILAEGGITTDWRHVRPSVPAALAVSTIGTLISILVVGFAAVWLLDMDWRLAFLLAAVLAPTDAAAVFSVLRRLPLPSRLSGLLEAESGFNDAPVIIVVVTLSTTAAMPDLLELGGIMVYELIAGGVVGFLIGRFGAYALRSVALPASGLYPIAVLSLSIGSYGAAVQLHASGFMAVYVSALVLGNSRLPHRPATRGFAEGVGWLAQIGVFVMLGLLASPSDLPGQIVPALIIGFILLLVARPLSVMIPTLGFGLTLGEKLFASWAGLRGAVPIVLATIPMVERVPGSETLFAIVFNIVVVFTLLQGPTLPLAARWCRLKDDEEARELGVEAAPLEQLHAELLEVRVPSDSRLNGVEIFELRLPQGASVTLIVRDGGSFVPEPTTALQTGDTLLVVTTDQVRDAAERRLRAVSRRGKLAGWFGETGM, encoded by the coding sequence GTGCATCTCGACATCTGGCTACTCCTCGGGGCGAGCCTTGTACTCTGCGCGATCGTCGCGGTGCGCCTCTCCCACCGCGCCGGCCTTCCCACCCTCCTGGCCTACATGGGCATCGGGCTCTTCATGGGCGAGGGCGGGCCGTTCCCGATCGAGTTCCACGACGCCCGGCTCGCCGAGACCCTGGGCCTGGCCGCCCTCGTCCTGATCCTGGCCGAAGGCGGGATCACCACCGACTGGCGGCACGTCCGTCCCTCGGTGCCCGCCGCGCTCGCCGTGTCCACCATCGGCACGCTGATCAGCATCCTGGTGGTGGGGTTCGCCGCCGTCTGGCTGCTGGACATGGACTGGCGGCTGGCCTTCCTGCTGGCCGCCGTGCTCGCCCCCACCGACGCCGCCGCGGTCTTCTCCGTCCTGCGCCGCCTGCCGCTGCCCTCGCGGCTGAGCGGCCTGCTGGAGGCCGAGTCGGGCTTCAACGACGCCCCCGTGATCATCGTCGTCGTCACGCTCAGCACCACCGCCGCCATGCCCGACCTGCTCGAACTCGGCGGGATCATGGTGTACGAGCTGATCGCGGGCGGCGTGGTCGGCTTCCTGATCGGCCGGTTCGGCGCGTACGCGCTGCGCAGTGTCGCCCTCCCCGCCTCCGGCCTCTACCCGATCGCGGTGCTGTCGCTGTCGATCGGCTCGTACGGGGCGGCGGTCCAGCTGCACGCCAGCGGCTTCATGGCCGTGTACGTGAGCGCGCTCGTCCTCGGCAACTCGCGCCTGCCGCACCGCCCCGCCACCCGGGGGTTCGCCGAAGGCGTCGGCTGGCTCGCCCAGATCGGCGTGTTCGTGATGCTGGGGCTGCTGGCCTCGCCCAGCGATCTGCCCGGCCAGATCGTGCCCGCTCTGATCATCGGGTTCATCCTCCTGCTGGTGGCCCGGCCGCTGTCGGTGATGATCCCGACCCTGGGCTTCGGCCTGACCCTCGGGGAGAAGCTCTTCGCCTCCTGGGCCGGGCTGCGCGGCGCGGTGCCGATCGTCCTGGCCACCATTCCCATGGTCGAGCGGGTGCCGGGCTCGGAGACGCTGTTCGCGATCGTCTTCAACATCGTCGTCGTCTTCACCCTGCTCCAGGGCCCCACGCTGCCGCTGGCGGCCCGCTGGTGCCGGCTGAAGGACGACGAGGAGGCGCGCGAGCTGGGCGTCGAGGCCGCCCCGCTGGAACAGCTGCACGCCGAGCTGCTGGAGGTGCGGGTCCCCTCCGACTCCCGGCTGAACGGGGTGGAGATCTTCGAGCTGCGGCTCCCCCAGGGGGCCTCGGTCACGCTGATCGTCCGGGACGGCGGCAGTTTCGTCCCGGAGCCCACCACCGCGCTCCAGACCGGCGACACCCTCCTGGTGGTCACCACCGACCAGGTCCGGGACGCCGCCGAACGGCGCCTGCGCGCGGTCAGCCGGCGGGGCAAGCTGGCCGGCTGGTTCGGCGAGACCGGCATGTGA
- the mscL gene encoding large conductance mechanosensitive channel protein MscL produces MSGFKKFLFRGNLVELAVAVVVGAAFSGLVKAFVDSFIGPLIALVGGEPDFSELAFTINGTKFPYGIFVTALISFLIVAAVVYFLVVLPVAKVLERLIKAEEATERACPHCLSDIPIKATRCKFCTTELVPAPST; encoded by the coding sequence ATGAGCGGTTTCAAGAAGTTCCTCTTCCGCGGCAACCTGGTGGAGCTGGCCGTCGCGGTCGTCGTCGGCGCGGCGTTCAGCGGGCTGGTCAAGGCGTTCGTGGACTCCTTCATCGGCCCCCTGATCGCCCTGGTCGGCGGCGAGCCCGACTTCAGCGAGCTGGCGTTCACCATCAACGGCACCAAGTTCCCCTACGGGATCTTCGTCACCGCGCTGATCTCGTTCCTCATCGTCGCCGCGGTCGTCTACTTCCTGGTCGTCCTTCCCGTCGCCAAGGTCCTGGAGCGGCTCATCAAGGCCGAGGAGGCCACCGAACGCGCCTGCCCGCACTGCCTCAGCGACATCCCGATCAAGGCGACCCGCTGCAAGTTCTGCACCACGGAACTGGTCCCGGCCCCCAGCACCTGA
- a CDS encoding DUF4913 domain-containing protein: protein MRMDDTSSKDPTDSRPDHAGKTHFHDPEEFFVEFLSPMYRRRIGGQFRWCAKWWCHAEAAIRITAMWETWEHFRYEGVLGMSTWLTQHAGPHMDVLLSPDGPFTACSPDYHDQQASLPYDLAPEGLWSPPAFSDQDRPRRKPLPPWSGDRERNRPAGREDVATLRCELEQMIGLEQVKQQVSTIVDVIEVGMQRSRLGLRTPATGHHLVFTGPPGTGKTTVARLYGRILAALGVVSKGHIVEVARPDLVGQYIGETSRKTKEKFDSALGGILFIDEAYALARSDSGRDFGREAIDVLVKLMEDHREDVAVIVAGYQAEMQDFLSANPGLRSRFTRIIAFEDYSSAELVEIVRHRAAHDGYALMPETQSGLFAYFELIRRDDSFGNGRTARQVFETMVERQSVRLKASGRPLEHLSREQLSSFTLADIP, encoded by the coding sequence ATGCGTATGGACGACACAAGCTCGAAGGACCCCACTGATAGCCGGCCCGACCATGCGGGCAAGACCCACTTCCACGATCCGGAGGAGTTCTTCGTCGAGTTCCTATCCCCTATGTACCGGCGAAGGATCGGCGGCCAGTTCCGGTGGTGCGCAAAGTGGTGGTGCCACGCCGAAGCGGCAATAAGGATCACCGCGATGTGGGAGACCTGGGAACACTTCCGCTACGAGGGGGTATTGGGCATGTCCACCTGGCTCACCCAGCATGCCGGACCCCATATGGACGTCCTGCTATCCCCCGATGGACCCTTCACCGCATGTAGCCCCGACTACCACGACCAGCAGGCTTCGCTCCCCTACGACCTGGCTCCCGAGGGCCTTTGGTCCCCACCTGCCTTCAGCGACCAGGACCGTCCCCGGAGGAAACCGCTTCCGCCGTGGTCCGGTGACCGGGAGAGGAACAGACCGGCCGGCCGCGAAGACGTGGCGACGCTCAGATGCGAGCTTGAGCAGATGATCGGCTTGGAACAGGTCAAGCAGCAGGTCAGCACCATCGTCGATGTCATCGAGGTCGGCATGCAGCGGTCGCGTCTGGGCCTGAGGACTCCCGCCACCGGACATCACCTGGTGTTCACCGGGCCCCCCGGCACCGGTAAGACCACCGTCGCACGACTCTACGGCCGGATCCTGGCGGCCCTCGGCGTCGTCAGCAAAGGACACATCGTCGAGGTCGCCCGCCCCGATCTCGTTGGGCAGTACATCGGTGAGACCTCCAGGAAGACCAAGGAAAAGTTCGACAGCGCGCTTGGCGGCATCCTCTTCATCGATGAAGCCTACGCTTTGGCCCGCTCCGACTCCGGACGCGATTTCGGGCGCGAGGCTATCGACGTCCTGGTGAAGCTCATGGAGGACCATCGTGAGGACGTCGCCGTCATTGTCGCCGGGTACCAAGCTGAAATGCAGGACTTCCTGTCCGCCAACCCAGGCTTGCGCTCGCGTTTCACTCGGATCATCGCTTTCGAGGACTACAGTTCCGCCGAACTCGTCGAGATCGTCCGCCACCGCGCCGCCCACGACGGCTATGCCCTCATGCCCGAGACCCAATCGGGACTGTTCGCCTACTTCGAACTGATCCGTCGCGACGACTCCTTCGGTAACGGCCGCACCGCCCGCCAGGTTTTCGAGACCATGGTCGAACGTCAATCGGTCCGCCTCAAAGCTTCAGGCCGGCCCTTGGAACACCTGAGCCGGGAACAGC
- a CDS encoding RcpC/CpaB family pilus assembly protein — MSGRSAGYRRPVAALAAAAGTGFALLALQPDPAPGQRITVAARDLPGGATLRPGDLRTVTVPAPAVPAGAVTAPAAGRVLSGPMRRGEPLTDLRIASGGLLRGQAPGTVATPVRIADAAAVRLLRAGDRVDVLAAPDPDLHPDPRARLVVAAVPVITVPRQAGQAGQGALVVLATDRSQAAALAGAGPRLALTIARSW; from the coding sequence ATGAGCGGCCGTTCAGCCGGATACCGCAGGCCGGTGGCGGCGCTCGCCGCCGCGGCCGGCACCGGCTTCGCCCTGCTGGCCCTGCAGCCCGACCCGGCCCCCGGCCAGCGGATCACGGTCGCCGCACGCGACCTGCCGGGCGGCGCGACGCTCCGGCCCGGAGACCTGCGCACCGTGACCGTTCCCGCCCCGGCGGTCCCGGCCGGCGCCGTCACCGCCCCCGCCGCCGGCCGCGTCCTGTCCGGCCCGATGCGCCGCGGCGAGCCGCTCACCGACCTGCGGATCGCCTCGGGCGGCCTGCTGCGCGGCCAGGCACCGGGCACGGTCGCCACCCCTGTCCGGATCGCCGACGCCGCGGCGGTGCGGCTGCTGCGCGCCGGCGACCGCGTCGACGTCCTGGCGGCCCCGGATCCCGATCTCCACCCCGATCCCAGGGCCCGGCTGGTGGTGGCCGCGGTCCCGGTCATCACGGTCCCCCGGCAGGCCGGGCAGGCCGGCCAGGGGGCCCTGGTGGTGCTGGCCACCGACCGTTCCCAGGCCGCCGCGCTCGCCGGCGCGGGCCCCCGGCTGGCCCTGACCATTGCCCGGTCTTGGTAA
- a CDS encoding D-alanyl-D-alanine carboxypeptidase family protein produces MPIPRSAVLTAVFLVMAVVSALPAAAREDPVQELRRSASKARAELEKATKQMESRKKELARSQYKLRVTLKDLAKAEADLNRIREPLARLANASYQQPGAAGSMSIFGGGDASDALRATADVTHIANGQQALVRQADELQRRRQQLASTAQDLQSRNAVEQTRLQQEIDGLKAKSLQITRELTAKLKKLEADQERRLRAICDSDLSANARKFPNGLIPDRYLCPLPQKGEQLRADAALAFYKLNAAYKRRFGRHMCVTDSYRSLADQQRVYYQRPGFAAVPGTSNHGKGQALDLCGGIENASTVQFNWLEANSRRYGWFHPAWAYSNPYEPWHWEYGSESDS; encoded by the coding sequence GTGCCAATCCCCCGGTCGGCGGTGCTGACCGCGGTCTTCCTGGTGATGGCGGTGGTCTCCGCGCTTCCGGCCGCCGCGCGCGAGGATCCCGTTCAGGAACTCCGGCGTTCGGCGTCCAAGGCGCGCGCCGAGCTGGAGAAGGCCACCAAGCAGATGGAATCCCGCAAGAAGGAACTGGCACGTTCCCAGTACAAGCTGCGGGTGACGCTGAAGGACCTGGCCAAGGCGGAGGCCGACCTCAACCGGATCCGGGAGCCGCTGGCCAGGCTGGCCAACGCCTCGTACCAGCAGCCGGGCGCGGCCGGCTCGATGTCGATCTTCGGTGGGGGGGACGCCTCCGACGCGTTGCGGGCGACCGCGGACGTGACGCACATCGCCAACGGGCAGCAGGCGCTGGTCCGGCAGGCCGACGAGCTTCAGCGGCGCAGGCAGCAGCTGGCGTCCACGGCGCAGGACCTCCAGTCGCGCAACGCGGTGGAGCAGACCCGGTTGCAGCAGGAGATCGACGGGCTGAAGGCGAAGTCGCTCCAGATCACCAGGGAGCTCACCGCCAAGCTCAAGAAGCTGGAGGCCGATCAGGAACGGCGGCTCCGCGCCATCTGTGACAGTGATCTCTCGGCCAACGCCCGGAAATTTCCCAACGGGCTGATTCCGGACCGTTACCTGTGCCCTCTGCCGCAGAAGGGCGAGCAGTTGCGTGCGGACGCGGCGCTGGCCTTCTACAAACTGAACGCCGCGTACAAGCGGCGCTTCGGGCGCCACATGTGCGTGACCGACTCCTACCGCAGCCTGGCCGACCAGCAGCGGGTCTACTACCAGCGGCCCGGGTTCGCGGCCGTGCCGGGCACCAGCAACCACGGCAAGGGCCAGGCCCTCGACCTGTGCGGCGGCATCGAGAACGCCAGCACGGTGCAGTTCAACTGGCTGGAGGCCAACTCCCGCAGGTACGGGTGGTTCCACCCCGCATGGGCGTACAGCAACCCGTACGAGCCGTGGCACTGGGAGTACGGGAGCGAGAGCGACAGCTGA
- a CDS encoding cytochrome P450, with amino-acid sequence MNPPKDAAGCPALRDYDPFEPSHLADPYPLWSKAQEHAPFYAEKAGFWVVTRYADVLQVTKDTKTFSSRESLNFKPVPAELRPRLPHGFPQAYPSLINTDPPEHARIRKIANRTLTPRYVEKMLPSIERVAHRLIDTFVDDRRADIVGRFAVPLPVTIIADFLGVPASDQDTFQRWSDHAFLMANPTLDDETFFACATSMAELNEYLGARIAERREAPRDDLLSRLIHESDDERRLSNEEIISTTAQLLIGGNVTTTDLLGNILLVLLSDLDRLRYAQAHPDRLADIIEEVLRYKSSIRGLFRHTTREVEVGGALIPAGATVWVVFGAANHDSTVFPEPSKFDPERDNLAGHVAFGRGTHFCIGAPLARAEARVALRLLLDRLPNLRLVEGQKMSYPPSPISAGVDELLITWEA; translated from the coding sequence ATGAACCCCCCGAAAGATGCGGCCGGTTGTCCCGCCCTGCGGGACTACGACCCGTTCGAGCCGAGTCACCTGGCCGACCCCTACCCTCTATGGTCGAAGGCTCAGGAACATGCCCCCTTCTACGCGGAGAAGGCGGGTTTCTGGGTCGTCACCCGGTACGCGGACGTGCTCCAGGTAACCAAGGACACGAAGACTTTCAGCTCGCGGGAATCGCTCAATTTCAAGCCGGTTCCCGCAGAGCTACGCCCCCGGCTGCCTCACGGATTCCCGCAGGCGTATCCGTCACTGATCAACACTGACCCACCTGAGCATGCGCGCATCCGTAAAATCGCGAACCGCACGCTGACTCCCCGCTATGTCGAGAAGATGCTTCCCTCGATCGAGCGCGTCGCCCACCGACTGATCGACACCTTCGTCGATGACCGGCGCGCCGACATCGTCGGCCGGTTCGCGGTTCCGCTGCCTGTGACGATCATCGCCGACTTCCTCGGCGTCCCGGCCTCTGACCAGGACACCTTCCAGCGCTGGTCGGACCATGCGTTCCTGATGGCCAATCCAACGCTCGACGACGAGACCTTCTTCGCCTGCGCGACGAGCATGGCCGAACTCAATGAGTATCTGGGGGCGCGCATCGCGGAGCGGCGTGAGGCACCGCGCGATGACCTGTTGAGTCGTCTGATCCACGAGAGCGACGACGAAAGGCGCCTCTCGAACGAAGAGATCATCAGTACGACCGCTCAGTTGCTCATTGGCGGAAACGTCACGACCACCGATCTGCTCGGCAACATCCTGCTCGTGTTGCTCTCGGATCTCGACCGGCTGCGCTATGCGCAGGCACACCCCGACCGGCTCGCGGACATCATTGAGGAGGTTCTGCGCTACAAATCCTCTATTCGCGGCCTGTTCCGCCACACCACGCGCGAAGTCGAAGTCGGCGGCGCGCTGATTCCGGCCGGGGCTACGGTATGGGTGGTTTTCGGCGCTGCGAATCACGACAGCACCGTGTTTCCGGAGCCGTCAAAGTTCGATCCCGAGCGGGACAACCTCGCCGGTCACGTCGCGTTCGGTCGCGGAACGCACTTCTGCATCGGCGCTCCATTGGCACGCGCCGAAGCTCGCGTGGCATTGCGGCTTCTCCTGGACCGCCTGCCGAACCTGCGTCTCGTCGAAGGGCAGAAGATGTCCTATCCCCCATCGCCGATCAGCGCGGGCGTCGACGAGTTGCTGATCACGTGGGAGGCGTGA
- a CDS encoding S-methyl-5'-thioadenosine phosphorylase, whose protein sequence is MSQPPSTSQPAAEIGVIGGSGFYSFLDDIDEIEVDTPYGPPSDAVSVGELAGRRVAFVPRHGRDHRFPPHKIPYRANLWALRSLGVRQVLAPSAVGSLTPELGPGALAIPDQLVDRTYGRPQTYYDDDAAIHLSFADPYCPSGRQVALASAREAQWSPADGGTLVVIEGPRFSTRAESQWYAAQGWTLVGMTGHPEAALARELALCYTPLCLVTDLDAGIEEGEGVTMEEVLRVFGENVARLRSLVADVIKALPAERSCPCGQALDGMKLPIVLP, encoded by the coding sequence ATGTCTCAACCGCCTTCCACGTCCCAGCCCGCCGCCGAGATCGGGGTGATCGGCGGCTCCGGCTTCTACTCGTTCCTCGACGACATCGACGAGATCGAGGTCGACACCCCCTACGGGCCGCCCAGCGACGCCGTCTCGGTCGGCGAGCTGGCCGGCCGCCGGGTCGCCTTCGTCCCCCGGCACGGGCGCGACCACCGCTTCCCCCCGCACAAGATCCCCTACCGCGCCAACCTGTGGGCGCTGCGCTCCCTCGGCGTCCGCCAGGTCCTCGCCCCCAGCGCCGTCGGCTCGCTGACCCCCGAGCTCGGCCCCGGCGCACTGGCCATCCCCGACCAGCTCGTCGACCGCACCTACGGCCGCCCCCAGACCTACTACGACGACGACGCCGCGATCCACCTCTCGTTCGCCGACCCGTACTGCCCCTCCGGCCGCCAGGTCGCGCTGGCCTCCGCCCGCGAGGCCCAGTGGTCCCCCGCCGACGGCGGCACCCTCGTCGTGATCGAGGGGCCCCGCTTCTCCACCCGCGCCGAGTCGCAGTGGTACGCCGCGCAGGGCTGGACCCTCGTCGGCATGACCGGCCACCCCGAGGCGGCCCTGGCCCGCGAGCTGGCCCTGTGCTACACGCCGCTGTGCCTGGTCACCGACCTGGACGCCGGCATCGAGGAGGGCGAGGGCGTCACCATGGAGGAGGTCCTCCGCGTCTTCGGCGAGAACGTCGCCCGCCTCCGTTCCCTGGTCGCCGACGTGATCAAGGCGCTTCCCGCCGAGCGGTCCTGCCCCTGCGGCCAGGCCCTGGACGGCATGAAGCTGCCCATCGTCCTCCCCTGA
- a CDS encoding MMPL family transporter, whose protein sequence is MAAPSQPPPRTWAYRLTSAISGRRGKWAVLALWVVLLAALGPLAGKLGEVEDNEAASWLPAGAESTQVVELQERFRQDETMLAVIVYERSGGLTQADNAKAKGDIASLARLPGAQQPQGPFPSRDGKALQTLVPLTDADVTKAVDDARELVKRGPPGLNAHVTGPAGGGADMFAVFETIDGFLLLAAGSVVILLLLIIYRSPLLWFVPVLSAVTALGLAQSAVYLLAKNAGLTVNGQSAGILTVLVFGVATDYALLLVARYREELHRHRDRHEAMAYALHRAGPAIIASAGTVAVGLLCLLAADMNSTKGLGPVAAAGVITALASMTTLLPALLVIFGRWLFWPLVPRYDDRYLAPEAFESEHGVWSRIARLVSARPRVLWAATSLVLVVMTLGLGSLKADGLSDAGQFVGKPDSIEGAEVVARHFPAGSGSPALIIARAPSAGPVAAAVTGTPGVADVSRPVTAGGLVQYEATLSDPADGKAAQRTIERLRDAVHAVPGAEAKVGGTTATTLDINRASDRDNRVIIPIVLAVVLLILVALLRALVAPLLMMATVVLSFLASLGASALIFQHLFGFEGTDSGFPLLAFIFLVALGVDYNIFLMHRVREESAALGTRRGVLRGLTVTGGVITSAGLVLAATFAALATLPLVSMAQMGFVVAFGVLLDTIVVRSLLLPALSFDIGRRIWAPSRLAKAPTSENEPSRPLHPVG, encoded by the coding sequence ATGGCTGCACCAAGCCAGCCCCCGCCGCGCACGTGGGCGTACCGGCTGACCAGCGCGATCTCCGGCAGACGTGGCAAATGGGCGGTCCTGGCCCTCTGGGTCGTCCTGCTGGCCGCGCTCGGCCCGCTGGCCGGCAAGCTCGGCGAGGTCGAGGACAACGAGGCGGCCTCCTGGCTGCCCGCCGGCGCCGAGTCCACCCAGGTCGTCGAACTGCAGGAACGGTTCCGGCAGGACGAGACGATGCTCGCGGTGATCGTCTACGAGCGGTCCGGCGGGCTCACCCAGGCCGACAACGCCAAGGCCAAGGGCGACATCGCCTCCCTGGCACGGCTCCCCGGAGCCCAGCAGCCCCAGGGGCCGTTCCCGTCCCGGGACGGCAAGGCGCTGCAGACCCTCGTCCCGCTGACCGACGCCGATGTGACCAAGGCCGTCGACGACGCCCGCGAGCTGGTCAAGCGCGGACCGCCCGGCCTGAACGCCCACGTCACCGGCCCGGCGGGCGGCGGCGCCGACATGTTCGCGGTCTTCGAGACCATCGACGGCTTCCTCCTGCTGGCCGCCGGCAGCGTCGTGATCCTCCTCCTGCTGATCATCTACCGCAGCCCGCTGCTGTGGTTCGTCCCCGTGCTGAGCGCCGTGACCGCCCTCGGCCTGGCGCAGTCGGCCGTCTACCTGCTGGCGAAGAACGCCGGGCTCACCGTCAACGGGCAGAGCGCGGGCATCCTGACCGTCCTGGTCTTCGGCGTGGCCACCGACTACGCCCTCCTGCTCGTCGCCCGCTACCGCGAGGAGCTGCACCGGCACCGCGACCGGCACGAGGCGATGGCGTACGCGCTGCACCGCGCCGGACCCGCCATCATCGCCTCCGCCGGCACCGTCGCCGTCGGCCTGCTGTGCCTGCTGGCCGCCGACATGAACAGCACCAAGGGCCTGGGCCCGGTCGCCGCCGCGGGCGTCATCACCGCCCTGGCCTCGATGACCACCCTGCTGCCCGCGCTGCTGGTCATCTTCGGCCGCTGGCTGTTCTGGCCGCTGGTCCCCCGGTACGACGACCGTTACCTCGCCCCCGAGGCGTTCGAGTCCGAGCACGGCGTCTGGAGCCGGATCGCCCGGCTGGTCAGCGCCCGCCCGCGCGTCCTCTGGGCCGCCACCTCGCTCGTCCTGGTCGTCATGACGCTCGGCCTCGGCTCGCTCAAGGCCGACGGGCTGTCGGACGCCGGCCAGTTCGTCGGCAAGCCCGACTCGATCGAGGGCGCCGAGGTCGTCGCCCGGCACTTCCCCGCGGGGTCCGGCTCCCCCGCCCTGATCATCGCCAGGGCCCCCTCCGCCGGCCCGGTCGCCGCCGCCGTGACCGGCACCCCCGGCGTCGCCGACGTCAGCCGTCCCGTCACCGCCGGCGGCCTGGTCCAGTACGAGGCGACGCTGAGCGACCCCGCCGACGGCAAGGCCGCGCAGCGGACCATCGAACGGCTGCGCGACGCCGTCCACGCCGTACCCGGCGCCGAGGCCAAGGTCGGGGGCACCACCGCCACCACCCTCGACATCAACCGGGCGTCCGACCGCGACAACCGCGTCATCATCCCGATCGTGCTGGCGGTGGTCCTGCTCATCCTGGTGGCGCTGCTGCGGGCCCTGGTCGCGCCGCTGCTCATGATGGCCACCGTCGTGCTGTCGTTCCTGGCCTCGCTGGGCGCCTCGGCGCTGATCTTCCAGCACCTGTTCGGCTTCGAGGGCACCGACTCGGGCTTCCCGCTGCTGGCGTTCATCTTCCTGGTGGCCCTCGGCGTGGACTACAACATCTTCCTGATGCACCGCGTCCGCGAGGAGTCGGCGGCCCTCGGCACCCGGCGCGGCGTCCTCCGCGGCCTGACCGTCACCGGCGGCGTGATCACTTCGGCCGGGCTGGTCCTGGCCGCGACCTTCGCCGCCCTGGCCACCCTGCCGCTGGTGAGCATGGCCCAGATGGGCTTCGTCGTCGCCTTCGGCGTCCTGCTCGACACCATCGTCGTCCGGTCCCTGCTCCTGCCCGCCCTGTCGTTCGACATCGGCCGCCGGATCTGGGCCCCGAGCCGCCTGGCCAAGGCTCCCACCAGCGAGAACGAGCCGTCCCGGCCGCTGCACCCGGTCGGCTGA
- a CDS encoding universal stress protein, with amino-acid sequence MPVVAGTDGSAHAERAVAWAADEAALRGLPLRIVHTLARWGKDMPVRPPRDAEEALPTVGQRLLDEAARQARERHPDLAVTTELLRESMPFALRDEAGGAFEIVLGHRGLGGFRSLLLGSTALRVAGRTEGPVVIVRGRVLPAYGEITLGVDPFEEQTASLEYAFEAAAVRGARLRAVHAFQLAAPDDPAVTPDDVAAVAREELAKVLAPLTERFPQVEVVQQVVQDHPVNALVDLSENTDLLVLGAHGHTALGGLLLGAISHGVLHHAHCPIAIVRPRS; translated from the coding sequence ATGCCGGTGGTCGCCGGCACGGACGGCTCGGCCCACGCCGAGCGGGCGGTCGCCTGGGCCGCCGACGAGGCGGCCCTGCGCGGCCTGCCGCTGCGGATCGTCCACACCCTGGCGCGCTGGGGCAAGGACATGCCGGTCCGGCCGCCCCGGGACGCGGAGGAGGCCCTGCCCACGGTGGGCCAGCGCCTGCTGGACGAGGCCGCGCGGCAGGCCCGCGAACGGCACCCCGATCTCGCGGTGACGACCGAGCTGCTGCGCGAGTCCATGCCGTTCGCGCTCCGGGACGAGGCGGGCGGGGCCTTCGAGATCGTTCTCGGCCACCGCGGCCTCGGCGGTTTCCGCAGCCTGCTGCTGGGCTCGACGGCCCTGCGGGTGGCGGGGCGCACCGAGGGGCCGGTGGTGATCGTGCGGGGCCGCGTCCTTCCGGCGTACGGCGAGATCACGCTGGGCGTCGATCCGTTCGAGGAGCAGACGGCCTCGCTGGAGTACGCGTTCGAGGCGGCGGCCGTACGCGGGGCCAGGCTCCGGGCGGTCCACGCCTTCCAGCTCGCGGCGCCCGACGACCCGGCCGTCACCCCGGATGATGTGGCCGCCGTCGCCCGGGAGGAGCTGGCGAAGGTGCTCGCCCCCCTGACCGAACGGTTCCCGCAGGTGGAGGTCGTCCAGCAGGTCGTCCAGGACCACCCCGTCAACGCGCTCGTGGACCTGTCGGAGAACACCGACCTCCTGGTGCTCGGCGCGCACGGCCACACCGCCCTGGGCGGGCTGCTGCTCGGGGCGATCAGCCACGGCGTGCTCCACCACGCGCACTGCCCGATCGCGATCGTACGGCCGCGTTCCTGA